The proteins below come from a single Deltaproteobacteria bacterium genomic window:
- a CDS encoding superoxide dismutase: MPTRTISSFVVLVLGTILGARAASAHCQVPCGIFSDHARVEQLREDLTTIRKAVTELAALAGKRDVQSQQQFVRWVMTKEQHAERAMRIVADYFLAQKVKLPPPGDKKAQADYVERLARHHAVLVAAMKTKQSSAQAEVTALGKAIDGIAGYWPPGK, encoded by the coding sequence ATGCCCACTCGTACGATCTCGTCCTTCGTCGTCCTCGTGCTCGGAACGATCCTCGGCGCCCGAGCTGCCTCCGCCCACTGCCAGGTGCCCTGCGGCATCTTCTCCGACCACGCCCGCGTCGAGCAGCTCCGCGAGGATCTGACGACCATCCGGAAGGCCGTGACGGAGCTGGCCGCGCTGGCCGGCAAGCGCGACGTGCAGAGCCAGCAGCAGTTCGTGCGCTGGGTGATGACCAAGGAGCAGCACGCCGAGCGCGCGATGCGCATCGTCGCCGACTACTTCCTGGCGCAGAAGGTGAAGCTGCCGCCGCCCGGGGACAAGAAGGCACAGGCGGACTACGTGGAGCGCCTCGCCCGACACCACGCGGTCCTCGTCGCGGCGATGAAGACCAAGCAGTCGAGCGCCCAGGCCGAGGTGACGGCCCTCGGCAAGGCCATCGACGGCATCGCGGGGTACTGGCCGCCAGGCAAGTAG
- a CDS encoding acyl-CoA dehydrogenase family protein gives MNPLHPRDASGRLSSLGRLLFDTEARTLWERDTETLPAPFRTLRRHYRAFAEEHLAPRALAADRDPHGVDGRALFLAAARHGLETELLPPPFGTMPPRALTYGLVFAAALKAEELSSACAGLALVLLGHDLGIAPLFLSGDPRALLGWQRRIYREIRRGEPALAAFAITEPGAGSDAEETEGAARARVSATYRAVPGGYLLNGRKCFISNGAIARWVTLFAAPEGGGFSDWTCFLLDESLAGLSRGRSERKLGQRASDATELLLESVFVPEERRIGPLGGGWAISRNVLNYSRPCVGAIAVGIARGALAHAVAFCRETMLSGRSLLAYPEVQLRLAELLTQVQAARALVWQAARYRRPFQTAGSMAKTFASDTAWAVSSAALELLGEHGYLPGHGVEKAARDARLTQIYEGTNQINRLAIFEGQLGAEF, from the coding sequence ATGAACCCCTTGCACCCGCGCGACGCCTCCGGACGCCTCTCCTCCCTCGGTCGCCTCCTCTTCGACACCGAGGCGCGCACCCTCTGGGAGCGGGACACGGAGACCCTGCCGGCTCCCTTCCGCACGCTCCGGCGGCACTACCGCGCCTTCGCCGAGGAGCACCTCGCGCCCCGCGCGCTGGCCGCGGACCGGGACCCGCACGGCGTGGACGGACGCGCTCTCTTTCTCGCAGCGGCGCGACACGGGCTCGAGACGGAGCTCCTGCCTCCCCCCTTCGGCACGATGCCTCCGCGGGCCCTTACCTACGGCCTGGTCTTCGCCGCGGCGCTCAAGGCGGAGGAGCTCTCCTCGGCCTGCGCGGGTCTGGCCCTGGTGCTCCTCGGGCACGACCTCGGCATCGCGCCGCTCTTTCTCAGCGGAGATCCCCGCGCGCTCCTCGGCTGGCAGCGCCGCATCTACCGGGAGATCCGGCGCGGCGAGCCGGCCCTCGCGGCCTTCGCCATCACCGAACCCGGCGCGGGCTCCGACGCCGAGGAGACCGAAGGCGCGGCGCGGGCCCGCGTCTCCGCGACGTATCGGGCGGTCCCCGGCGGCTACCTGCTGAACGGGCGCAAGTGCTTCATCAGCAACGGGGCGATCGCGCGCTGGGTGACCCTCTTCGCCGCCCCCGAAGGGGGAGGATTTTCGGACTGGACCTGCTTTCTCCTCGACGAGAGCCTCGCCGGCCTCTCCCGCGGACGGAGCGAGCGCAAGCTCGGACAGCGCGCGAGCGACGCCACGGAGCTCCTGCTGGAAAGCGTCTTCGTGCCCGAGGAGCGGCGCATCGGGCCCCTCGGCGGCGGCTGGGCCATCAGCCGCAACGTGCTCAACTACTCGCGCCCCTGCGTGGGAGCCATCGCGGTGGGGATCGCGCGTGGCGCCCTCGCGCACGCGGTGGCCTTCTGCCGCGAGACGATGCTCTCTGGCCGCTCGCTCCTCGCGTATCCGGAGGTGCAGCTACGGCTGGCCGAGCTGCTGACCCAGGTCCAGGCGGCCCGCGCGCTGGTCTGGCAGGCCGCGCGCTACCGGCGCCCCTTCCAGACGGCCGGCTCGATGGCCAAGACCTTCGCCTCGGACACGGCGTGGGCCGTCTCGAGCGCCGCCCTCGAGCTCCTCGGCGAGCACGGCTACCTCCCCGGCCACGGGGTAGAGAAGGCCGCGCGCGACGCGCGTCTGACGCAGATCTACGAGGGCACGAACCAGATCAACCGCCTGGCCATCTTCGAGGGCCAGCTCGGCGCGGAGTTCTGA
- a CDS encoding acyl-CoA/acyl-ACP dehydrogenase — protein sequence MEREALEAARGSAVRFARQEVAPLLAREGRDGDLTRLPGVLARAEAAGLLGQGEDAAFALWGSACEPLAAVVALEAVAEECAGVALCLHYAAVAQAVFSALGDEAEARGAGEGAVGLFAPPALGWPLAKGIRVRATGDEARVEGELCFVHGPPDAARYALFADDGFATAVVVRAGAEGLYEGATEEKVGLAALSTRGLRLEQVLALAVGPSPWPDAAGVLGRIWLGVAAAAVGNAQGALTAATRYASERYQGGGLIRDHAAVEELLAEAGSRVACARAFLYAAAERCPAGGLRELAQLKLRATLDAAQAVSDSLQVLGGYGYMEDYRLEKRLRDALALKVLAGRPADLRRATLSERT from the coding sequence ATGGAGCGCGAGGCGCTGGAGGCGGCGCGGGGGAGCGCGGTTCGCTTCGCCCGGCAGGAGGTGGCGCCTCTGCTCGCGCGGGAGGGACGCGACGGGGACCTGACCCGGCTGCCGGGCGTGCTCGCGCGGGCCGAGGCGGCCGGGCTCCTCGGGCAGGGGGAGGACGCGGCCTTCGCTCTGTGGGGCAGCGCGTGCGAGCCGCTCGCGGCGGTGGTGGCGCTCGAGGCGGTGGCCGAGGAGTGCGCGGGCGTGGCGCTCTGCCTGCACTACGCGGCGGTGGCCCAGGCGGTGTTCTCCGCGCTCGGGGACGAGGCCGAGGCGCGTGGAGCCGGCGAAGGCGCGGTGGGTCTCTTCGCGCCGCCGGCCCTCGGGTGGCCGCTCGCGAAGGGGATCCGGGTTCGCGCCACCGGCGACGAGGCGCGCGTCGAGGGAGAGCTCTGCTTCGTGCACGGCCCGCCGGACGCGGCGCGCTACGCGCTCTTCGCGGACGACGGGTTTGCCACCGCGGTGGTGGTGCGAGCCGGCGCGGAGGGCCTCTACGAGGGGGCGACGGAGGAGAAGGTGGGCCTGGCGGCGCTCTCCACGCGCGGCCTGCGCCTCGAGCAGGTGCTGGCGCTTGCCGTGGGGCCGTCGCCCTGGCCGGATGCAGCGGGCGTGCTCGGCCGGATCTGGCTCGGCGTCGCGGCCGCCGCGGTGGGGAACGCGCAGGGGGCGCTGACGGCGGCCACGCGCTACGCGAGCGAGCGCTATCAGGGAGGGGGGCTCATCCGCGACCACGCCGCGGTAGAGGAGCTCCTCGCCGAGGCGGGTTCGCGCGTGGCGTGCGCGCGGGCCTTCCTCTACGCCGCGGCCGAGCGGTGTCCCGCGGGCGGGCTGCGCGAGCTGGCGCAGCTCAAGCTGCGGGCGACCCTCGACGCCGCGCAGGCCGTCTCGGACAGCCTGCAGGTGCTCGGGGGCTATGGGTACATGGAAGACTATCGCCTCGAGAAGCGGCTGCGCGATGCCCTGGCCCTGAAGGTTCTCGCGGGCCGTCCCGCGGACCTGCGGCGCGCGACGCTCTCCGAGCGCACGTGA
- a CDS encoding PQQ-binding-like beta-propeller repeat protein, giving the protein MKHCARAGWLSGQRRTVPPRSTPRLYLYMALAALALGMAGCAGGAVCRATETECGGLCTALASDPQNCGACNRMCPPGQLCCLGRCMEHSEKNCGTCGNECAQGTRCKGGQCLPCDEDDRCGPKCAPCGGSKPRCFKSACAECSRHEHCAAGKFCSDKGVCTPCTNDLHCGPTCITCPEGLSCNGQTCITCKTDPECGSGKWCDGGKCKDCNTNDHCGAKCATCTGTALPHCNASGSSCGECGNDNHCPAGKYCSEADTCTACTTPDHCGPLCAKCVGTAMPYCDPSGCAECLNSTQCPKSRRCSAGTCVQCNTDDFCGENCTKCQGTPTPYCNDAGTACVQCRATAHCPSGNWCKDGKCTPCNTADHCGQACTTCSGNTPYCNAAGTTCVQCTDNLHCGQGSGKYCNAGSCVPCTTDAYCGTFCIKCASNLFCNGQACVGCCGPSCAICQPGQWCNGTSCAACNRNDHCGLTCASCSGSTPYCFNGERCVQCLTKSQCPLGYDCDGNACVPCDKAARCGTTCAACKSGETCCSIASGCVNLNNSKDNCGACGKGCSTFCNNSLCDAKVKCSVSLGADIYSTPAVASDGTVYATTTDGKLRAVSKDCVIKWTLSLFHYTSASPMLSNDETVVYVTTTAGPAAVYAINTASGAKQWEFKVSDGWSAYNNGAIGADGTVYAWGVPHFDRAYRESVHALTSTGTQKWRFDLTDGTGSDTRTGGPAVAKDGSVYALGTKGLLHGITSTGLKKWTRDLGCCTNNVAVALGTDGHVYAVTSASNSLYKVNSADGTIIWSKPLGVTITNAAPVVAPDGSVIVALSDGRIRSFASNGNANWVYGPNGCYHSSVAVGSDGSLYAVNGCNGSVKALDSGTGAEFWTLQVADAFASSPSLSKDGILWVGAAKSLWAVTTGAVAGHATTGWPKRFGNRMNQGRP; this is encoded by the coding sequence ATGAAGCATTGTGCTCGGGCCGGGTGGCTGTCCGGCCAAAGACGTACCGTCCCTCCCCGTTCGACCCCCCGGCTCTACCTATATATGGCGCTGGCCGCGCTCGCCCTCGGGATGGCGGGGTGCGCCGGGGGCGCCGTCTGCCGCGCCACGGAGACCGAGTGCGGGGGGCTGTGCACGGCGCTGGCCTCGGACCCGCAGAACTGCGGCGCGTGCAATCGCATGTGCCCGCCGGGACAGCTCTGCTGCCTCGGCCGCTGCATGGAGCACAGCGAGAAGAACTGCGGCACCTGCGGCAACGAGTGCGCGCAGGGGACCCGCTGCAAAGGGGGTCAGTGCCTCCCTTGCGACGAGGACGACCGCTGCGGGCCGAAGTGCGCGCCGTGCGGCGGGTCGAAGCCTCGCTGCTTCAAGAGCGCCTGCGCCGAGTGTTCGCGCCACGAGCACTGCGCGGCGGGCAAGTTCTGCAGCGACAAGGGCGTCTGCACGCCGTGCACCAACGACCTGCACTGCGGGCCGACCTGCATCACCTGTCCCGAGGGGCTCTCGTGCAACGGGCAGACCTGCATCACCTGCAAGACCGACCCCGAGTGCGGGAGCGGCAAGTGGTGCGACGGCGGCAAGTGCAAGGACTGCAACACGAACGACCACTGCGGCGCGAAGTGCGCCACCTGCACCGGGACGGCGCTGCCGCACTGCAACGCCTCGGGGAGCTCGTGCGGCGAGTGCGGCAACGACAACCACTGCCCGGCCGGCAAGTATTGCTCCGAGGCCGACACCTGCACGGCCTGCACGACCCCCGACCACTGCGGGCCGCTCTGCGCCAAGTGCGTCGGCACCGCCATGCCCTACTGCGACCCATCGGGGTGCGCCGAGTGCCTGAACTCCACGCAGTGTCCGAAGAGCCGCCGCTGCAGCGCCGGGACCTGCGTGCAGTGCAACACGGACGATTTCTGCGGGGAGAACTGCACCAAGTGCCAGGGGACGCCGACCCCCTACTGCAACGACGCCGGGACGGCCTGCGTGCAGTGCCGCGCCACGGCGCACTGTCCGTCGGGGAACTGGTGCAAGGACGGCAAGTGCACCCCCTGCAACACGGCGGACCACTGCGGCCAGGCCTGCACGACCTGCTCGGGGAACACCCCGTACTGCAACGCCGCCGGCACGACCTGCGTGCAGTGCACCGACAACCTGCATTGCGGCCAGGGGTCCGGCAAGTACTGCAACGCCGGGAGCTGCGTCCCCTGCACGACCGACGCGTACTGCGGCACCTTCTGCATCAAGTGCGCGTCGAACCTCTTCTGCAACGGGCAGGCCTGCGTGGGGTGCTGCGGGCCCTCGTGCGCGATCTGCCAGCCGGGGCAGTGGTGCAACGGGACCTCGTGCGCGGCGTGCAACCGGAACGACCACTGCGGCCTGACCTGCGCCTCCTGCTCGGGGAGCACTCCCTACTGCTTCAACGGCGAGCGCTGCGTGCAGTGCCTGACCAAGAGCCAGTGCCCGCTCGGCTACGACTGCGACGGCAATGCCTGCGTCCCCTGCGACAAGGCCGCCCGCTGCGGCACGACCTGCGCGGCGTGCAAGAGCGGCGAGACCTGCTGCAGCATCGCCTCGGGCTGCGTGAACCTGAACAACAGCAAGGACAACTGCGGCGCCTGCGGCAAGGGCTGCTCCACCTTCTGCAACAACTCCCTCTGCGACGCGAAGGTGAAGTGCAGCGTCTCGCTCGGGGCGGACATCTATTCCACGCCGGCGGTGGCCTCCGACGGCACCGTGTACGCCACGACGACGGACGGCAAGCTCCGCGCGGTGAGCAAGGACTGCGTGATCAAGTGGACCCTGTCTCTCTTCCACTACACCTCGGCGAGCCCGATGCTCTCGAACGACGAGACCGTCGTCTACGTCACCACCACGGCCGGTCCTGCCGCGGTCTACGCGATCAACACCGCGAGCGGCGCCAAGCAGTGGGAGTTCAAGGTCAGCGACGGCTGGTCGGCCTATAACAACGGCGCGATCGGCGCAGACGGCACGGTCTACGCCTGGGGCGTGCCGCACTTCGACCGGGCCTACCGGGAGTCGGTCCACGCGCTCACCTCGACGGGTACGCAGAAGTGGCGCTTCGACCTGACCGACGGGACGGGGAGCGACACGCGGACCGGCGGCCCGGCGGTGGCCAAGGACGGCAGCGTGTACGCGCTCGGCACGAAGGGGCTTCTGCACGGCATCACCTCCACGGGCCTGAAGAAGTGGACGCGCGACCTCGGCTGCTGCACGAACAACGTGGCCGTGGCGCTCGGCACCGACGGGCACGTCTACGCCGTCACCTCGGCGTCGAACTCGCTCTACAAGGTGAACTCCGCCGACGGGACGATCATCTGGAGCAAGCCCCTCGGCGTCACGATCACCAACGCGGCGCCGGTAGTGGCCCCCGACGGGAGCGTGATCGTCGCGCTCTCCGACGGCCGCATCCGCTCGTTCGCCTCGAACGGCAACGCCAACTGGGTCTACGGGCCGAACGGCTGCTACCACTCCTCCGTGGCCGTGGGCTCGGACGGCAGCCTCTACGCGGTCAACGGCTGCAACGGCAGCGTGAAGGCGCTCGACTCCGGCACGGGGGCGGAGTTCTGGACGCTGCAGGTGGCCGACGCCTTCGCCTCGTCTCCTTCGCTCTCGAAGGACGGCATCCTGTGGGTCGGCGCAGCCAAGTCGCTCTGGGCCGTGACCACCGGCGCCGTGGCCGGACACGCCACGACCGGCTGGCCCAAGCGCTTCGGCAACCGCATGAATCAGGGGCGTCCGTAG
- a CDS encoding PadR family transcriptional regulator gives MSLPHYILGWLAASPTHGYELKKRYREFINPDEKLGDAKLYPLLKELERQGLVEKRLEDTGTGPARKVVHVTEAGRAEFLRWLTSSEGEDYEGRPPFDFFRAFPFLTKYPFFRPLGRKALAGKLQAQLALHRQRLEGYLSTRERMREKGLSEPKLQALEFGILLEEAKLTWLERALASATQPPSAGGAKRSRKGKAVPR, from the coding sequence GTGTCCCTGCCCCACTACATCCTGGGCTGGCTCGCCGCCTCGCCGACCCACGGCTACGAGCTGAAGAAGCGCTACCGGGAGTTCATCAACCCCGACGAGAAGCTCGGGGACGCGAAGCTCTACCCGCTGCTGAAGGAGCTCGAGCGCCAGGGATTGGTGGAGAAGCGGCTCGAGGACACCGGCACGGGCCCCGCACGCAAGGTCGTGCACGTCACCGAGGCCGGCAGGGCGGAGTTTCTGCGCTGGCTCACCAGCTCCGAGGGAGAGGACTACGAAGGCCGGCCCCCCTTCGACTTCTTCCGCGCCTTCCCGTTTCTCACCAAGTACCCCTTCTTCCGGCCGCTCGGGCGCAAGGCCCTGGCCGGAAAGCTCCAGGCTCAGCTCGCGCTCCACCGCCAGCGCCTCGAGGGCTACCTTTCGACGCGCGAGAGGATGCGCGAGAAGGGCCTCTCCGAGCCCAAGCTCCAGGCGCTCGAGTTCGGCATCCTCCTCGAGGAGGCCAAGCTCACCTGGCTCGAGCGGGCGCTGGCGAGCGCGACCCAGCCCCCGTCGGCGGGCGGTGCCAAGCGGTCCCGCAAGGGGAAGGCCGTCCCGAGGTAG
- a CDS encoding ABC transporter ATP-binding protein, which translates to MSALPEVLVRAEAVTKVYREGKVETPVLHGVSLEVRAGDLVLIMGPSGSGKTTLISLLAGLLRPTTGQVELCGVPITELGEARATQVRRTHLGFVFQTYNLFPALSALDNVAEVLRMKGMTSRAAREASQVALARVGLAHRLHHRPGELSGGQKQRVAIARAIAGEPVLILGDEVTAALDTTTAMSVMQLLRRQLGPEKGIVIVTHDRRLEQFADRVIDIEDGRLVRDERRQPATMATSVAGEAG; encoded by the coding sequence ATGAGCGCGCTTCCGGAGGTGCTGGTCCGCGCCGAGGCGGTGACCAAGGTCTACCGCGAAGGGAAGGTCGAGACGCCCGTGCTCCACGGCGTCAGCCTCGAGGTGCGGGCGGGTGACCTGGTGCTCATCATGGGGCCCTCGGGCTCGGGCAAGACCACGCTGATCTCGCTCCTCGCGGGGCTTCTGCGCCCGACCACGGGGCAGGTCGAGCTCTGCGGCGTGCCGATCACCGAGCTCGGCGAGGCGCGCGCGACGCAGGTGCGGCGGACGCACCTCGGGTTCGTCTTTCAGACCTACAACCTCTTTCCGGCGCTCTCGGCGCTGGACAACGTGGCCGAGGTGTTGCGCATGAAGGGGATGACGAGCCGGGCGGCACGCGAGGCCTCGCAGGTCGCGCTCGCGCGGGTGGGGCTCGCCCACCGGCTGCACCACCGCCCGGGGGAGCTGTCGGGCGGACAGAAGCAGCGGGTCGCGATCGCGCGGGCCATCGCCGGCGAGCCGGTGCTGATCCTCGGGGACGAGGTCACCGCGGCGCTCGACACGACCACCGCGATGAGCGTGATGCAGCTCCTCCGTCGGCAGCTCGGGCCGGAGAAGGGGATCGTGATCGTGACCCACGACCGGCGGCTCGAGCAGTTCGCCGACCGCGTGATCGATATCGAGGACGGAAGGCTGGTGCGCGACGAGCGGCGGCAACCCGCGACGATGGCGACCTCCGTGGCCGGGGAGGCAGGTTGA
- a CDS encoding ABC transporter permease, with amino-acid sequence MRRIALLTLTHDRGKMAAALAGVAFATTLVLAQIGLYVGFQQNASSLIAYAGGDLWVMPRGTEVLETADKLSAVSRTVVASQPCVARVRGLTITFVFSRKGNGTQDAVMGIGIEPASWPLLPWSLGVGLPQDLLAPNRVAVDRLDLAKLQIVGDPRKATLEVGGETVHIAGVTEGIRSFTLTPYVFMTLQNARRLMRLADDQAHYWLVDLKDRRCAKDVVAALEQRPDLQVRTNDEFRQMTERYWVTGSGAGTALGFAALLGLIVGVVIVGQTLYTLTKEHMRELATLKAVGATQLEIVLFVAWQALFLAVIGGAVGVGMAKGMEHFIAQAGLNIAIDGGVLLLGAGSILLMCGLASLWSIRAVLKLEAAEVFK; translated from the coding sequence ATGCGGCGCATCGCGCTCCTCACGTTGACCCACGACCGGGGGAAGATGGCCGCGGCGCTTGCGGGGGTGGCCTTCGCCACGACGCTGGTGCTGGCCCAGATCGGCCTCTACGTGGGCTTCCAGCAGAACGCGTCCTCGCTCATCGCCTACGCGGGGGGCGACCTGTGGGTCATGCCGCGCGGGACCGAGGTGCTCGAGACGGCGGACAAGCTCTCGGCGGTGAGCCGGACCGTCGTGGCCAGCCAGCCCTGCGTGGCGCGCGTGCGCGGCCTCACCATCACGTTCGTCTTCAGCCGCAAGGGGAACGGCACGCAGGACGCCGTGATGGGGATCGGCATCGAGCCCGCGAGCTGGCCGCTGCTCCCCTGGAGCCTCGGCGTGGGACTGCCGCAGGACTTGCTCGCGCCGAACCGCGTGGCGGTGGACCGCCTGGACCTCGCGAAGCTGCAGATCGTGGGCGACCCGCGCAAGGCCACCCTCGAGGTAGGGGGCGAGACGGTGCACATCGCCGGGGTCACCGAGGGGATTCGCTCCTTCACCCTCACGCCTTACGTCTTCATGACGCTCCAGAACGCGCGCCGCCTGATGAGACTGGCCGACGACCAGGCGCACTACTGGCTGGTGGACCTCAAGGATCGCCGCTGCGCGAAGGACGTGGTCGCGGCGCTCGAACAGCGCCCCGACCTGCAGGTCCGCACGAACGACGAGTTCCGCCAGATGACCGAACGCTACTGGGTCACGGGCTCGGGAGCCGGCACCGCGCTCGGCTTCGCGGCGCTCCTCGGCCTCATCGTGGGCGTGGTGATCGTCGGGCAGACCCTCTACACGCTGACCAAGGAGCACATGCGCGAGCTGGCCACGCTCAAGGCCGTGGGCGCGACGCAGCTCGAGATCGTCCTCTTCGTGGCCTGGCAGGCGCTGTTCCTGGCCGTGATCGGTGGCGCGGTGGGCGTCGGGATGGCCAAGGGGATGGAGCACTTCATCGCGCAGGCGGGGCTCAACATCGCCATCGACGGCGGGGTGCTGCTCCTCGGCGCCGGGTCGATCCTGCTCATGTGCGGACTGGCCAGTCTCTGGAGCATTCGCGCCGTGCTCAAGCTCGAGGCCGCCGAGGTCTTCAAATGA
- a CDS encoding HlyD family efflux transporter periplasmic adaptor subunit — protein MSRGRRYALVGAALLAGIWGGLWVRGRLAAQTTEVVAGELRLELIARAMVVPIDGIAELRARTDGRVLAVHVREGDRVKAGQLLAELEGDAMQAEVARREAQRQAFAASARVVAEGSRPEQRQALAAQAAAVREQVALAEDRARRVRRLRERGAVAEAQREEADRELGVAKARLELAEAELRLGRAGGRATEVSAARARATAAEAAVAQARSELSRTRLVAPIDGVVLARRVDRGDTVSGVQSGGNTPLFELADTTRVELRVEVEEGEAARLAVGLAVRISLPGGRTTLGRGRLARLGHRLERPTIGAHDGRERAEGWIRAAWVNLEPGWNAAGNFPVGQRLEVAIELPPRKVAAMVPREAVRVVGGHAEVELAKGPFFSALTVELGAADPRFVEVRGVSAGQRVRLGR, from the coding sequence ATGTCACGCGGACGACGCTACGCCCTCGTCGGAGCGGCGCTCCTGGCGGGGATCTGGGGGGGGCTCTGGGTGCGGGGGCGGCTCGCGGCCCAGACCACGGAGGTAGTGGCGGGGGAGCTGCGCCTCGAGCTCATCGCGCGCGCCATGGTGGTGCCCATCGACGGGATCGCCGAGCTGCGGGCTCGCACCGACGGACGGGTGCTGGCCGTGCACGTGCGCGAAGGGGACCGGGTCAAGGCCGGTCAGCTGCTGGCCGAGCTCGAGGGGGACGCGATGCAGGCGGAGGTTGCGCGGCGAGAGGCGCAGCGGCAGGCCTTCGCGGCGAGCGCGCGTGTGGTGGCGGAGGGCTCGCGCCCCGAGCAGCGGCAGGCCCTCGCGGCGCAGGCGGCGGCGGTGCGGGAGCAGGTGGCGCTGGCCGAGGATCGCGCGCGGCGCGTGCGGCGGCTGCGCGAGAGGGGGGCCGTGGCGGAGGCGCAGCGCGAGGAGGCCGACCGCGAGCTGGGGGTGGCCAAGGCGCGGCTCGAGCTGGCGGAGGCGGAGCTGCGCCTCGGACGCGCGGGGGGGCGGGCGACGGAGGTGAGCGCGGCGCGGGCGCGGGCGACGGCGGCCGAGGCGGCGGTCGCGCAGGCGAGGAGCGAGCTTTCGCGCACGCGGCTCGTGGCGCCGATCGACGGCGTGGTGCTCGCGCGGCGCGTGGATCGCGGCGACACCGTCTCGGGGGTTCAGTCGGGGGGCAACACCCCGCTCTTCGAGCTCGCGGACACGACCCGCGTGGAGCTGCGCGTGGAGGTCGAGGAGGGGGAGGCAGCGCGCCTCGCAGTGGGGCTCGCCGTGCGGATCTCTCTCCCCGGGGGAAGGACGACCCTCGGGCGCGGACGCCTCGCTCGGCTCGGGCATCGCCTCGAACGGCCGACCATCGGGGCCCACGACGGGCGCGAGCGGGCGGAGGGGTGGATTCGCGCGGCCTGGGTGAACCTGGAGCCCGGCTGGAACGCCGCGGGGAACTTCCCCGTCGGGCAGCGGCTCGAGGTGGCGATCGAGCTCCCGCCGCGCAAGGTGGCGGCGATGGTGCCGCGCGAGGCGGTGCGCGTGGTGGGTGGCCACGCCGAGGTGGAGCTCGCCAAGGGGCCCTTCTTCTCGGCGCTGACCGTGGAGCTCGGCGCGGCGGACCCGCGCTTCGTCGAGGTGCGCGGCGTGTCGGCGGGGCAGAGGGTGCGGCTGGGCAGGTAG
- the yjjJ gene encoding type II toxin-antitoxin system HipA family toxin YjjJ, with protein sequence MMPTLERLLELLARGPCSSRELQGRLGVSQSTVSRLLRDAGKQVARLGQGRAVRYAGVRQVFGLAESLPLYWVTASGQVEQVASLRALSGGRYLVEGGGLPFWLRGEAGTGLFDSLPYYLYDLRPSGFLGRQLARRAASEWGCPPDPRLWSDDHIGQYLVRRGDDLPGNLIVGEAAAERVNARTVDPAGARRTAYPGLAEAACRDEAPGSSAAGEQPKFAVRHASAGPVIVKFSPRGTSEEAGRWRDLLRAEYHALVSVSKTGIAASAATLHDLGGRLFLEVRRFDRQGPWGRLPALSLTMVDAEFAGQGERWSKVAQALRARELLDDRSWRAIRWLETFGTWIGNTDMHLGNLSLSPVAEGFRLLPVYDMLPMALAPVRGEVPRPSVRPPLRTLENRELWGAAGEAAAAYWSSVADDGRCSMKFRELARALRLQTERALRD encoded by the coding sequence ATGATGCCGACCCTCGAGCGCCTTCTCGAGCTCCTCGCCCGCGGCCCGTGCTCCTCACGAGAGCTGCAAGGGCGGCTTGGCGTGAGCCAATCGACCGTCTCCCGCCTTCTTCGAGACGCCGGGAAACAGGTGGCTCGTCTCGGTCAGGGCCGGGCCGTGCGCTATGCAGGAGTTCGTCAGGTCTTTGGCCTGGCGGAGTCGCTCCCGCTCTACTGGGTGACCGCTTCGGGCCAGGTGGAGCAGGTGGCGTCGCTCCGGGCTCTGTCCGGGGGGCGCTACCTCGTGGAGGGTGGGGGCCTGCCGTTCTGGCTGCGGGGCGAGGCGGGCACGGGGCTCTTCGACTCCCTCCCCTACTATCTCTACGACCTGCGGCCCTCCGGGTTTCTCGGGCGGCAACTGGCGCGGAGGGCCGCGTCCGAATGGGGCTGTCCGCCGGACCCGCGCCTCTGGTCGGACGACCACATCGGACAGTATCTCGTGCGGCGAGGAGACGATCTGCCGGGGAATTTGATCGTGGGAGAAGCGGCGGCCGAGCGGGTGAACGCCCGGACGGTGGACCCGGCAGGGGCGCGGCGCACCGCGTATCCCGGGCTCGCCGAGGCGGCGTGTCGGGACGAGGCGCCGGGATCGTCCGCCGCGGGAGAGCAACCGAAGTTCGCCGTCCGACATGCCTCCGCGGGCCCCGTGATCGTGAAGTTCTCCCCCAGGGGCACGAGCGAAGAAGCCGGGCGCTGGCGCGATCTGTTGCGCGCGGAGTACCACGCCCTCGTCTCGGTCTCGAAGACGGGGATCGCGGCCAGCGCGGCCACGCTCCACGACCTGGGTGGTCGGCTCTTTCTGGAGGTTCGACGGTTCGATCGGCAGGGGCCGTGGGGGAGGCTTCCCGCGCTATCTCTCACCATGGTCGATGCCGAGTTCGCCGGCCAGGGAGAGCGCTGGAGCAAGGTCGCCCAGGCGCTGCGCGCGCGAGAGCTTCTGGACGATCGGTCGTGGAGGGCCATCCGGTGGCTCGAGACGTTCGGCACCTGGATCGGCAACACGGACATGCACCTTGGAAACCTCTCGCTCTCTCCAGTGGCAGAGGGCTTCCGGCTCCTGCCGGTCTACGACATGCTGCCGATGGCGCTCGCCCCGGTTCGTGGCGAGGTACCGAGGCCGAGCGTGCGCCCGCCCCTGCGGACGCTGGAGAACCGGGAGCTCTGGGGAGCGGCGGGAGAGGCGGCTGCCGCCTACTGGTCGAGCGTAGCGGACGATGGGCGCTGTTCGATGAAGTTCCGCGAGCTGGCGCGCGCGTTGCGGCTACAGACGGAACGCGCACTCCGGGATTGA